Within Syntrophales bacterium, the genomic segment CATTATTATAGCCCAGGAAACCACGGAAAAACCTAGTAGTATTATGAGGACAAGTTGCACTACTATCCCCGCCTCGAGGATCATGTTCAGCAATGTGCCTTGGAAATGTCCACCGAATCCAGCAAGAGAAATTTCTGTCCACTCAGTCACTGTTAAACTCCTTTTTAAAAGTAGTTTTCTAAATTAAAAAGAGGAAGCTGTCAACGCCTCCATATCTCTCTATAGCAATTCTGGAGGAAAGGCTACAACTTCCTCTATTGTTCTTGCCCCTGTAAACAGCATGACCAAACGATCCACCCCGAGAGCAGCACCTGCTGATGCTGGCATGGCTGACAAATCCCGTAAGAAGGTTTCAGGCATAGGTAGAGGATGTTTCCCTAAGTGGCGACGTTTGTTTTCACAGATAATAAAACGTTTTTTTTGTTCTAAAGGATCGGTAAGTTCTGTCATTCCGTTCACAAGTTCTAAACCGGCGATGTACAGTTCGAATCGTTCACAGCAGAGGGGATCGTTTTCTTTTGCTTTGGCGAGTGGTGCGGTAAAGAGGGGATAGTCATAGAGAAAGACCGGTTTACTTTTCGTGATGTTTGGTTCTATAAATTCCAGCAGAACTTCATCAAATGTTTCAGAATTTATGGCCTCCTCAAGTGTTAAAGGAGCAAACATCTGGAAGGCTTCTCTTAAAGATAAGCGGTCCCAGGGTGGTATGAGGTTTATTCTTTCCCCTCCAAAAGAGAGTTCCTCGCCAAGACACAGGCGATCTGCTATATGAATGATCAATCTCTCACATTCTTCCATGAGGTGTTTGTAGTTACCTTGTTCCTGGTACCACTCGAGCATTGTGAATTCTGGAAGATGAAATTGCCCCCTTTCTCCGTCCCGAAAGCAGTGACAGATTTGGTATATGCGATGTAATCCACCGGCGAGAAGGCGTTTCATGTTTAGCTCAGGTGATGTCTGGAGGTACCACGAACGGGAAGGCACAGGATCGATGTGAATTTCGGGTGCTGGCGCTGGTATGAGAATGGGGGTTTCCACCTCCAGGTAGCCAGCTTGATCGAAAAAATCCCTTATGGCCCGCAGAATCTTTGCCCTTATCAGGAGGAAATCAACCTTTCGGTTCAGGTGCCACAATACATCCACATTTGATTTATAGTTCCTGCGAAAATAAGGATGCTTCAGTCTTTAACTCTGGTTATGTACTCACCGGTTCTAGTGTCCACCCGGATTTTGTCGCCCGCTTCTACGAATGGAGGAACCTGAATAACGTAGCCCGTCTGAAGAGTTACAGGCTTTGTTTTTCCAGCAACAGTGTCACCTTTTACCCAGGGTTCGGCAACGGTTACTGTGAGATCCACAAAGTTGGGTAAATTGATTCCAAGGGGTCTGTTTTCAAACAGTAGCACCTCAACTTCGAGATTTTCCACAAGGAAATTCTTAGCGTCACCTATCTGATCTTCTGTTAAACAGATCTGTTCAAAAGTTTCCGTATCCATGAACCAATAGTTTCCCTCTTCCTCATATAGGTACTGCATTTTCTTTTCCTGAAGATCCGCTGGTTCGAAAACGTCTATGGAACGGAAGTTTCGTTCATATTGGGCTCCTGTAATCAAATTTTTAAGTTTGCATCTGTAGAGGGCTTGACCTTTCCCCGGTTTTACAAAATTAAAATCTACGATCACATGAGGATCACCATCAATTTTGATTCTCAATCCTTTGCGGAGATCGCTTGCTGTGTACATAGTTGTTACCATCCGTGAAGAACTTCTCTTCTCTTATTTTATTTTGTCAGTCGTTGTCAATTAGGATTTACCTCTTCTTAGGGATACAGACCTCTCAGTAGATGGGGACTGAGTGGTATTTTCCCTTTGTATGTGTCCAGGACATAAAGTGGCAAAGAGAGCCCGGAGATTTCGCGCCGAAGTTTGTCCATTATTTCTATTCCTTTCCTTAAAGGTACTTGGAAATGTCTCGTCCCCTTCACTGGCTCTGGATGGAAAAGGTAATAGGGTCTCACAGATAAGCGTTGGAGATTGTAGAAAAGCTCTTTCAAGGTGTCTGGGTTGTCATTGATGCCTCTGAGGAGAACCGTTTGACAGGATAGGGGTATGCCTGCCATTACTAAGCGTTCACACGCTTCTGCTGCCTCGGGTGTAATTTCCCGGGGGTTGTTGAATTGAGTGTTGAACCATAGTGGTCGGTATTTTTTGAGTAACGATGTAAGTTCCTCGGTAATCCTCATGGGTAATGTTACGGGGATCCTAGATCCAATTCTTATGACTTCTACAGTGGAGATTTTTTTAATGGAGAAAAGTACCCTGTCCAGTTTTTCATCATTCATTATTAGTGGATCACCCCCTGAGAGGATTACCTCTCTTATACCTGGTTTTTCTCTTATATATTGCACTATTTCTTTCAGTTGCGCTGCTGTGATCGTTTTTTTTTCGTTTTTCCATAGACGTTTGCGATTACAGTAGCGGCAGTACACTGCACAGATATTTGTAGTTATGATTAAACAACGATCGGGATATCTGTGGAGAAGTCCTGGTACGGGCATATGGTACCTTTCTTCCAGAGGATCATCCGTGAATCGATCTTCTTGGTCCAGTTCTTCCTTCTGGGGTACACACTGGAGAAAAATGGGATCTCTGTGTATGGGTTCCCGGATCAGGGAAAAGTAGTGGGGTGTAATTGAAATGGGGTAGTGTTTGATCACATTTTCGATTTCTAAAAGATCTTTACCATTTATTGGGAGAAGTTTGCAAAGATGATCAAAGGAAGATACCCTGTTCTTGAACTGCCACTTCCAGTTGGACCATCTTTCGGGAGGGATGTCATCTTTTGAAATCGTCATCGCCCTCTGAAGACTCACTTTCTGTATATGTACCTCTCCAGAAGGCGGTGATAGGGGGTCCAATCAGAATCCTCATCTTTAACGTCGTTGATCGATTCCTGAAATGCTTTGACTTTGGAGTCCATATCGTCCATATAGTGGACAATGAGGGCTTCTACAGTTTTGGGTCTCTTGGGGGAACCGAATTCGAGAAGTCCGTGGTGACTTATTATGATGTGTTTTAGTTCAAGGGCGAGGTCTTCAGGAAAATCTTCAATTTCCTTTATTTTACCCTCAATGATCTCCAATCCCATAATTATATGTCCTATCAGCCGTCCTTCGCTCGAGTAGTCTATTATTCTTTCGTAGGTAAACTCCTGTATTTTCCCGATGTCATGGAAAAGGGCACCTGCTATAAGGAGATCTCTGCTGATATTTTTGTAGTGACGAGATACTATATCCACGAGGCGAACAACTGACAAAGTGTGTTCGAGCAAACCCCCGATGTAGCTGTGGTGAAAACTTTTCGCAGCGGGAGCGTTCATAAATTTGTTTCTCGTTTGTTCATCCGTAAAGATGAGTTCCGCTAAACGACGGAGGTGTGGTGAGGAGATCTGGGCGACGTAATTCATGATTTCGTTCATCATAATGTTTCTATCATCCTGAACAGTTTTTAGATAATCGGCGGGATCAACCTCTTCGGATTCTGCTCGGCGGACGTGTGTTACGTTTATCTGGATTGAATCACGGTATCTGACCGCACGTCCTTGGACAAAAACAACGTCCCCTTTTCGGAAAAGTTTCTCCAGCTGCTCCGCGTCATTCCAGACCTTTCCCTCTAATTCTCCTGTTTTATCTCTAAGGCGGAGGCTCAGATAGAGATTTCCTTTCTGATTATAACTTGTATTCTTCTCAGTGCAGATGAAAAAGTCGGCGATCCGATCATCCGCCTTAATGTCCTTTATGAAGGTGTTTTTCTTTACCAATTTATACTCTCCTATAAATTAAGAGGTTCGGAGGGAATGTTTGCAGATCAAATAAGATCGTTACAAAGTATATGTGCAAGATTCACCTCTGTCAAGAAAATACCGTGTTTCCTGGATTTTTAACTTTGTTTTGGTTTGGTTTCTTGACATACCTATTTGTGTTTTTGTATATTCGGCCAAACTAATCTAAATTGGGAGGCAAGAGGATTATGGGTCGGTCTATAAAGGGGACGGAGACGGAACGGAATCTTCTCAAGGCTTTTGCAGGGGAATCACAGGCCCGAAACAGGTATACCTATTTTGCCAGTGAGGCGAGGAAAGCAGGTTATGAGCAGATAGCAGCCATATTTTTGGAGACGGCAGATAACGAAAAAGAGCATGCAAAAGTTTTTTTCAAATATCTCGAAGGGGGAGAGGTAAACATTGAAGCTTCTTTCCCAGCGGGAGTGATCGCTGATACAAAGGCAAATCTTCTTGCTGCTGCAGAGGGTGAGCGTTTAGAATGGTCCATTTTGTATAAAGGGTTCGCTGAGGTGGCGAGGAAAGAAGGTTTTGATGAAATTGCCCGCTCGTTTGAAGAGATCGCCAAAGTGGAGATGTTCCACGAGGAAAGATATCGAAAGCTAATAGAGAATATGGAAAAAAATCGGGTTTTTTCTCGTTCGGAGGAGGTCAAATGGCATTGCCGCAATTGCGGATACATCTTTGTTGGTAAAGAGGCTCCTGTTCAATGTCCGTCATGTTTCCATCCACAGGCTTTTTTTGAGATTCTTGCGGAGAACTACTGAGCAGTGAAAACTTATAGAAAGGAACTGTGGTTTCACATACCCACCCGTAGGGGGTTTGTCAATATAACTCCTCAGGTTAGACAGTGTGTGAAAGAGAGTGGTATACGGGAAGGGCTTGTGCTGGTTAATGCTATGCATATAACAGCTTCTGTGTTTATAAATGATGATGAACCTGGGTTACATCAGGACTATGAACGCTGGCTAGAAGAGCTAGCTCCCCATGAACCAACTTCACGTTATCTCCATAACAGAACAGGTGAGGATAATGGGGATGCCCACCTAAAGAGGCAGATTATGGGACGGGAAGTTGTAGTGGCAATAACGGATGGTGAACTGGATTTTGGTCCCTGGGAGCAGATATTCTACGGAGAATTCGACGGGAGGCGGCGTAAAAGGGTGCTTGTGAAGATTATTGGAGAGTGATCTGAGTTATATACTGAAGGGATCGGTGAATTGTCATATGTGGTATTTCCTTACAAGTGCTGTAACAACACCGGCGAGGCGGAGTTCGTTTTTGGGTTTGATGGGGGGGTAATGTGGGTTGGCCGCTTCGAGGTAAACATTTTGCCCTTTTTTGCGAAAATACTTCACTGTCCACTCTCCGTCGACTTCTGCAACGACTATGTCCCCGCTTTTAGGTATGCGTCCTCTTTCTACGATCACCAGATCTCCCTCCATGATTCCTGCATCTATCATAGAATCACCTGTTACCTGGAGCAAGAATGAGGTTTCCGGTTGGTTTATGAGATATTCGTCTAAGGAGATAATGTCGCGGAGCGCCTCATCCTCGGGGGAGGGGAAACCCGCATGGATGGCTCCGAAAACGGGTATGGCAAAGAGACTTCCGGAAGGGATCAGGTGTCCTCTTTCGTCTCTTTTGAGTTTACCTTGGGCTATAAGTTTGGAAACCCAGTGATGAACGACACTTTTCGATCGAACTCCAAGAATTTCCATCATTTCTTGATATGTGGGCATCCGTCTGTTCCTCATAAAAAAGGACCTGATCTCCGCGGAAACACTCTCGAGCGTATTTCTCTTCATACTATTATTATAGAACGAAAGTTCTATTTGTCAAGGACAAAATGTGTGGTAGATTCTAAATTTTAAAAGTAGATTCAAAACGTGGACGGTGCTCGAGAATGCTCATAGCTACTTACAACGTTAACTCCATTCGCTCACGACTGCCGGTGGTTATTGACTGGCTAGAGAAGCACTCACCGGCGGTATTCTGTTTGCAGGAGACTAAGGTGGAGGATGGGAAGTTTCCCCACGAGGTGTTCGAGTCGCTTGGCTATTCTGTTGTATTTCGTGGAGAGAAACGCTACAGTGGTGTAGCTACTGTTTCGTTAAAGAAACCGGATTTTGTGTCTACAGGTTTTGACGATGATGGTCCACCGGATGAGGATCGATTGATCAGGACTGATTTTGGTGATCTCACTGTGATAAATGTTTATGTTCCCCAAGGACAGGATGTGGAAAGCCACCATTTTCAGTACAAACTAAAGTGGTTCAAGAGGCTGAGAAGTTATCTCGAGAGACATTTTTCTCCTACGGGTTTGGTTGCTATCTGTGGTGATCTTAACGTAGCGCGGGAACCCATCGATGTTCATGACCCGAAACGTCTTCTTGGCCATGTGGATTTCAACCCTGAGGTCTGGGCGGTATATGACCTTCTATTGGAATGGGGTTTGGTTGATCTCTTCCGTAAGTTTCATCCAGGTGAAAAGGGACAGTTCACTTTTTTTGATTACCGTGTTCCCCATGCAGTTGAAAGGGGATTGGGCTGGCGTGTTGATCATATATTGACAACTAAGTTACTCGCAGAACGCGCAACTGGATGTTGGATTGATCTAGAACCTCGACTGGCAAAAAAACCTTCGGACCATACGGTGTTAGCCGCACACTTCTCTCTGGGATAGGAGGAGGTTATATGGATGTTATCCGTTATCTTTTAAAGAGGAATGAAGAAATAGCTTTAGGTTTTCAGCGGATAGAGGAGCGATTCGCTCGGGCTCCCGATATTGTTCGGCTGTTTTCGTCCTGGATTTCAGGCATGATGGAGGTTTTTGCAATTCCATTTGTCTGGGTCTCTATTTTAAACGAGGACCGGACCTTCTCCATTTTTAACACACTGGAACAATCACCTTTTCTCAGAGAAAGGCTAAACAGAGTGGATGCAGATTATTTTTTGGAGCTTCTTGGGGGTGACGTGAAACCCGTATTGGCAAATGGTAATCTTAAGAGCTTTTATAGACTTCTACCACCCCGGAACAAATACTTCATTCGTTCGATAGCTGTTGTACCGATTGAGAGTTCTGGATCGGTGGTGGGAAGCATAAATCATGGGGATTTTCTCCCGGATCGCTATGATCCCGCTATGGATGTAAGTCTGTTACAGAATCTTGCTTATAGGTTTTCAATGCGTCTGACCGATCTTTGTCGAGGGATTTCCTGAGTTTTACGGGGACGTTTTAGGATTTTTTTCCATACCAGTTTGTCGTTTTAGGTTAAGGATGAGGAAGGAAACGAGTGCAAATATGATAGCATTCAACCACCAGACGTATGTGTAAGAACGTGTGAGATCGTAGATTAACCCGGCGATGAAGGGACCGGTAGCCCCCCCTATGCCGATGAAGAGCGTAACGTAACCGTAGATGGTGCCCATTGCACCATGGCCGAACCGATCGGCAAGCAGGATGGGCATCATAGGGGCGAGGGAACCGTAACCGAAGCCAAAGATAAGGGCAAAACAGAGAAGATGAAAGGCACTCTTTACTTGTATTAGAATGAGTGTCCCTAACGCCATCGTTATGAAACCAACTGCTGCTGCATATTTAGGATCTCTTATGCGGTCACTTATTAGACCAAAAATTAATTGACCCACAAGTCCTGCAAAAGCGGTAACACTCAGAGAGGAAGCAGCGATCATGTTTTCAATCCCCTTTTCCACAGCAAAAGCTATTTGGTGCACAAATGTCGCCATGAGGGACATAATCGCGAGGCAGAAACATAGAGCAAGAATAACAAATCGGTTGTCCTTTAGCAGTTGAGAAAAGGTAGGTTTGTTTCTGAAAGAAGATTTATTATCGGTTGCATCGACCGAAGGTGGGTTCTTGCTCATGAGAAGCTGTGAAACAACTACACCTACAGTTATCGTTATCATTCCGAGGATGATAAAACCCTCTCGCCAGCTTAGGTGGTTAGTGATGAGGCTAGCCAGGGGTGTAAGGATAATGGTTCCAGCACTTATACCCATTGTAGCAATCCCAATAGCTGTTCCTCGATTTTCGGAAAACCACTTGCCTACGTATGAATTGACCACAACAACACCCATGCTGGCCGAGCTCATCCCGAGTAGAAATCCATAGAGGAGATAGAAGGTTATAGGTTTCTCCACAAAAGCGGTGAGACAGAAGCTCATAGCCGCTATAGAAGACCCCACTGTTATGATCCAACGGGGAGGCATTAGGTCAATAAGATGTCCTGTTAGAATGCTGAAAATGGAGTAGACCAACATGTTGAGTGATGCACCAAACGAAATACACGATCGCGACCAGCCTAACTCTTCAGTCATGGGTTTCAGGAATACACCGAAGCTGTAACGGGTACCATAATTGATGGCAAGTGTAAGGAAAGCGCCACAGATAATCCAGAATCCCCGAGAATTGAAGTGAGATGAGAGCTTCTTATTAATTTTTTGCCCTCCAGGGTTAATTAGCATCCGTCGATAAATGAAGGTTGTTTTTCTGTCAACCTGTTTGCAAAAAATGTGCAACATATGTTAGGGTAATTTTGAGTATGGCTAGAGTTAGACCGGTCAAAAAAAATTTCCACAAGTTTGGAAAACCTGTTTCTCTTAAGAAAAGAAAGGTTGTTCGGCTACCACAAAAGATGAAGCCAGAGGCGGATCCCTCTTTGAAGGGGGTGTTTTCCCGCATTGGTCGTCCAAGGGAGGGGGGCTTTGTGCCCGATCCCTTCCAAATAGAGGCACTTGAGGCCATTCAGGAGGGTGATTGTATAGTCACAGCACCTACAGGTGCGGGAAAGACGTGGATAGCTGAACAAGCAATTAAACGGGTGCTTTCCACCGGTGGTAGGTGTTGGTTTGCCTCCCCCCTTAAGGCTCTGAGCAATGCCAAATGGATCGAATTCAGTGCGGTGTTTGGGTCGGAAAATGTAGGCATTGTAACGGGGGATACAAGGGAGAACACTGACGCACCAGTGCTAGTGGGAACCACGGAAATACTCCGCAATAAGCTTTACGATGCCATGCACATGGGTGAGGATTTACCCTGCGATTTAGTGGTTCTTGATGAAGCTCACTACCTAGGTGACCCTGAGCGAGGTGTGGTATGGGAGGAGATCATTATTTATCTCCCTCAACGTATAAACCTCCTCCTCCTTTCAGCTACTATTGGGAATGCTGAAGAGATAGCTTCC encodes:
- a CDS encoding rubrerythrin family protein; this encodes MGRSIKGTETERNLLKAFAGESQARNRYTYFASEARKAGYEQIAAIFLETADNEKEHAKVFFKYLEGGEVNIEASFPAGVIADTKANLLAAAEGERLEWSILYKGFAEVARKEGFDEIARSFEEIAKVEMFHEERYRKLIENMEKNRVFSRSEEVKWHCRNCGYIFVGKEAPVQCPSCFHPQAFFEILAENY
- a CDS encoding GAF domain-containing protein, which encodes MDVIRYLLKRNEEIALGFQRIEERFARAPDIVRLFSSWISGMMEVFAIPFVWVSILNEDRTFSIFNTLEQSPFLRERLNRVDADYFLELLGGDVKPVLANGNLKSFYRLLPPRNKYFIRSIAVVPIESSGSVVGSINHGDFLPDRYDPAMDVSLLQNLAYRFSMRLTDLCRGIS
- the lexA gene encoding transcriptional repressor LexA, which gives rise to MKRNTLESVSAEIRSFFMRNRRMPTYQEMMEILGVRSKSVVHHWVSKLIAQGKLKRDERGHLIPSGSLFAIPVFGAIHAGFPSPEDEALRDIISLDEYLINQPETSFLLQVTGDSMIDAGIMEGDLVIVERGRIPKSGDIVVAEVDGEWTVKYFRKKGQNVYLEAANPHYPPIKPKNELRLAGVVTALVRKYHI
- a CDS encoding KamA family radical SAM protein is translated as MTISKDDIPPERWSNWKWQFKNRVSSFDHLCKLLPINGKDLLEIENVIKHYPISITPHYFSLIREPIHRDPIFLQCVPQKEELDQEDRFTDDPLEERYHMPVPGLLHRYPDRCLIITTNICAVYCRYCNRKRLWKNEKKTITAAQLKEIVQYIREKPGIREVILSGGDPLIMNDEKLDRVLFSIKKISTVEVIRIGSRIPVTLPMRITEELTSLLKKYRPLWFNTQFNNPREITPEAAEACERLVMAGIPLSCQTVLLRGINDNPDTLKELFYNLQRLSVRPYYLFHPEPVKGTRHFQVPLRKGIEIMDKLRREISGLSLPLYVLDTYKGKIPLSPHLLRGLYP
- the epmA gene encoding EF-P lysine aminoacylase EpmA: MDVLWHLNRKVDFLLIRAKILRAIRDFFDQAGYLEVETPILIPAPAPEIHIDPVPSRSWYLQTSPELNMKRLLAGGLHRIYQICHCFRDGERGQFHLPEFTMLEWYQEQGNYKHLMEECERLIIHIADRLCLGEELSFGGERINLIPPWDRLSLREAFQMFAPLTLEEAINSETFDEVLLEFIEPNITKSKPVFLYDYPLFTAPLAKAKENDPLCCERFELYIAGLELVNGMTELTDPLEQKKRFIICENKRRHLGKHPLPMPETFLRDLSAMPASAGAALGVDRLVMLFTGARTIEEVVAFPPELL
- the xth gene encoding exodeoxyribonuclease III, which encodes MLIATYNVNSIRSRLPVVIDWLEKHSPAVFCLQETKVEDGKFPHEVFESLGYSVVFRGEKRYSGVATVSLKKPDFVSTGFDDDGPPDEDRLIRTDFGDLTVINVYVPQGQDVESHHFQYKLKWFKRLRSYLERHFSPTGLVAICGDLNVAREPIDVHDPKRLLGHVDFNPEVWAVYDLLLEWGLVDLFRKFHPGEKGQFTFFDYRVPHAVERGLGWRVDHILTTKLLAERATGCWIDLEPRLAKKPSDHTVLAAHFSLG
- a CDS encoding MFS transporter; translation: MLHIFCKQVDRKTTFIYRRMLINPGGQKINKKLSSHFNSRGFWIICGAFLTLAINYGTRYSFGVFLKPMTEELGWSRSCISFGASLNMLVYSIFSILTGHLIDLMPPRWIITVGSSIAAMSFCLTAFVEKPITFYLLYGFLLGMSSASMGVVVVNSYVGKWFSENRGTAIGIATMGISAGTIILTPLASLITNHLSWREGFIILGMITITVGVVVSQLLMSKNPPSVDATDNKSSFRNKPTFSQLLKDNRFVILALCFCLAIMSLMATFVHQIAFAVEKGIENMIAASSLSVTAFAGLVGQLIFGLISDRIRDPKYAAAVGFITMALGTLILIQVKSAFHLLCFALIFGFGYGSLAPMMPILLADRFGHGAMGTIYGYVTLFIGIGGATGPFIAGLIYDLTRSYTYVWWLNAIIFALVSFLILNLKRQTGMEKNPKTSP
- a CDS encoding HD domain-containing protein; this encodes MVKKNTFIKDIKADDRIADFFICTEKNTSYNQKGNLYLSLRLRDKTGELEGKVWNDAEQLEKLFRKGDVVFVQGRAVRYRDSIQINVTHVRRAESEEVDPADYLKTVQDDRNIMMNEIMNYVAQISSPHLRRLAELIFTDEQTRNKFMNAPAAKSFHHSYIGGLLEHTLSVVRLVDIVSRHYKNISRDLLIAGALFHDIGKIQEFTYERIIDYSSEGRLIGHIIMGLEIIEGKIKEIEDFPEDLALELKHIIISHHGLLEFGSPKRPKTVEALIVHYMDDMDSKVKAFQESINDVKDEDSDWTPYHRLLERYIYRK
- the efp gene encoding elongation factor P; this encodes MVTTMYTASDLRKGLRIKIDGDPHVIVDFNFVKPGKGQALYRCKLKNLITGAQYERNFRSIDVFEPADLQEKKMQYLYEEEGNYWFMDTETFEQICLTEDQIGDAKNFLVENLEVEVLLFENRPLGINLPNFVDLTVTVAEPWVKGDTVAGKTKPVTLQTGYVIQVPPFVEAGDKIRVDTRTGEYITRVKD
- a CDS encoding secondary thiamine-phosphate synthase enzyme YjbQ, translated to MKTYRKELWFHIPTRRGFVNITPQVRQCVKESGIREGLVLVNAMHITASVFINDDEPGLHQDYERWLEELAPHEPTSRYLHNRTGEDNGDAHLKRQIMGREVVVAITDGELDFGPWEQIFYGEFDGRRRKRVLVKIIGE